The Macaca nemestrina isolate mMacNem1 chromosome 17, mMacNem.hap1, whole genome shotgun sequence genome contains the following window.
acagggtttcactgtgttggccaggctggtcttgagcttctgacctcgtgatccgcccgcctaggcctcccaaagtactgggattacaagcatgccctttttttttttttttttttgagacagagtctcactctgtcaccgaggctggagtgcagtggcacgatctcggctcaccgcaacctccacctccctggttcaagcgattctcctgcctcagcctcctacgtagctgggattacaggcatgtaccaccatgcctggctaatttttgtacttttaggagagcggggggtttcatcgtgttggccaggctggtcttgaacttctgacctcaggtgatccacctgcctcagcctcccaaaagtgctgggatgagccactgcgcccagaccccactaatttttttttttttttgagacagaatcttgctctgtcaccaggttggatctcagctcactgcaacttctgccttccaggttcaagcaattcccctgcctcagcctctcgagtagcagggactacaggtgcctgctaccatgcccggctaatttttcgtattttaggagagacagggtttcaccgtgttagccaggatggtctcgatctcctgacctcgtgatctgcctgcctcggcctcccaaagtgctgggattataggtgtgagccaccgcgcccggccttttttgtatttttagtagagatgggcttttgccatgttggccaggctggtctcgaactcctggcctcaagtgctctgcccacctcagcttcccaaagtgctgggattacaggtgtgagccaccgcacgtgtCCCTGCCTCCTTTCAGGTATGGCTTCAGGCACCCCCAGACTCACTCACAAGGGCCCGACCCTCCTTGCCCCATCAGCACATGTGGCATTGATGTCGTTCTGTCCCATCTGATCTACTGTCCATTTAACGTGCCTAGAGATGGACTTTTTCTCCAGTCTTTGTCCAGAGCCAAACCCCCTCCTCTGAGCCAGGACAACCTACTCATCTCATTATCTGGGGGAGACCCTGCTACCCAGAGGAGACCTGGACAGAGTGGGGACTGGAGTGTGGCCACGTACAGGATGAAGGTCTCGTCCCAGACGGGGTTGAGTGTCTGGGTGATGACCTGCGTGCGGTGGGTCTGCTCCTCGGGGATGGTGTGCCTCACCACAGCCTTCTGCCGATGCCGGGACCCAGGGCTGCCCCCCGGCACACTGACCCCCTGCTCAATGCCCAGCAGGCAGTAGGGGTCGCTGAACCCTGGGGAGGAGTGGGGAAGACGAGGCAGCCAGGGAGTCGGCTGGGTCCCTGGGAAAGGCCCTCATCACCCTCGCCCGGGGCTGAGCCTCCtcctggggagagggaagaggatcAGCAGCATGGGGGCCAGCACTGCAGAGCTTCTCGGAGGTGGGTGCTCCCACCAAGAGTCCTGGGCCAGGCTGTGATGGGAGAGGAAGGAGCCAGGAAGAAGCCCGTCGGGGACCCCGCCCCATGCTCACCACTGACATCTTTGCCCAGAATGCCCTTGGCCTGTTTCACGGTTGCCTTCAGACAAAATATTGGCTTCTGGAGGGACAGGAGGGATGGCCTGAGTCCCTGAGGGGGCTGGGCTTCCCAGGCCCCTCCTTGCGCAGGGTGGCCCCGGCCCCAAGTTACCTCGAGCTCCCTGACCCTCTGCAGCGCCTGCTGGTGCTCCTCGGGCTCCACGTGGAAGGCCTGGTGGGGAGGCAGGCGGGtgggtggctggggtgggggcacgAGACAGGGCAGCTGCAGGAAGGGGGGTGGCGTGGGGGCTGGGCTCACCTCCTGTAGGTACCGCAGCAGCTCAGACGCCTCTGTCACATGGCTGGGCTCAGGCTGACCCAGGCGGTGCAGGACAGTGTAGAGTGCGTCCTCGTAGAGCAGGGCCCGCTGAGACACACGGGGTCACCTTGGGGACCCCACCAGCCACCCCTGGCACCAACACCTCTCGCTAAGGGCAGGACAAGGGGCGGCTTGTGCAGCGGAGGGAGTTGAGACCCAGGAGTCCCCTCCCCACCGCAAGTTGCTTGCTGCCATCAGCGTCGGCCAGCAGGAGGATGCACGGCCGCCCTCCCCACCTCTCTGCACCCCAACACTCTGACTCTTACCTGCTCGGGGGAGAAGTGGTGGGACGGAGGCTGGATCTGCAGAACAAGGTGGAAAGGCAGAGTGTCCTGGGAGGCCCAGAGCAGGCTCAGATGGACAGAAACAGCTCCTCCAAGGCCTGAACCAGGCCAAGGGTATGGGGGCCCCAGCACCCTGGCCTCCAGCCCCACTGATGCCCCGCACCTGTTCCTCCAGCAGGCCTCCTGGAGGTCCGTCCCCTGGCCCGCTGTGGCTGAGGTCCATGGGCGCCCAGCAACGCGAGCCCTCCACACCCGtaccccacctccctcccttccccagaggAAACAGCTCTGCTTATCGGTGGCGGCTGCTCCTCACCCAGCAGCGGAAGTGAGGCTCAGTAGCGGAGGTGAGGGGGGGTGCCACGCCGGCCTAGGGGTCTGCTGCTCCCCGAACAGCTCACCCCACAGCAGGGACACCCCCACCTAACGGAGTCGGCTCCTCTGGAGCTGGAGGAGCAGGGGATGAGAAGTCAGGCCCACCAGAGGTAGGGGTTCAGAGAGGCTCAGACCGCAGGGCCTGAGTCTCACAGTGGCCCAGAGTACACCTGGCAGCCCCTGCTCTGCTGGCCCAGGAGGCTCTCCCCAGGGTGGGGTAGACAGGGGAGGGTCCCTGGTCCCCAGTCCCAGCCTTCGAGAGGTGGGGCCAGACAGCAGGGCACCCACACCCGAGACCGCAGTGCTCCCCAAGGCCAGCTCTCTCCCCAGTGAGGTCACTCCTACCTCCGGGGCCGTTTGGGGCAGGGGATCCTGTAGATCTCTGACTCTGCGGCGCCTTATCTTGATGGCCTGGCGCAAGAGGGGAGGGCGCTGCTGCAGATGAGAGAGGAGTGTCGCCATGGTGGCCTTCTCTGCCCTTCCCTGTCCGTTGGTGCTGGCTGAAGACAGCGAAGCCACAGGATTATGCAAAGAGCCTGGGGCTGCCACCCTCTGTCAGGGGAGGGTGTAGGGAGGGTGGTAGTGGGGACGGAAGGGTGAGGGTTTCACCGCTTCGGAGAGGCAGTCTCCCAGGCCCCCCGCACCTTCCCCAGCCGGGATCCCTACAGGACCCTCCTCTGGCTGGAGCAGAAGGTGGACCCTGTGGGCAGGCCTGGCCCCGCCCCACCCTCCCACAGAAGCCCTAGGAAGGGGCCAACGCTCTCAGCAGGGGGCCGGGGGGTCAGAACAGGCAGGCAGCATCCTGCTCCATCCATGTGctgtgcccaggctgggcagGACCCTGAGGGAAGCTGACCTGGGCCCCAGGGGGTTCTCGCCCCACTTCCTCGAGTGCATCCAGATGTGGGGTGGGGCTCAAGGTGAGGGCTCCAAGAGGCGCCTGCCTGGAGGACAGCCAGTTGCTCAGCCTGCCTGGCCCCACAGGTGACATTCCATGGAGATGACGGGGCCAAGCTGTGCTCGGCAGGGACGGCCCTGTGCCTTTGTCCCCACCTGGGCGGTCAGGAGGGTGCTCTCTTCAAACGCCCTTGAAGGGGGCTTAGCCAAGTCCCAGAGAGCTCCGGGCCAGGATGGCCAGGAGGAGAAGGCAGAGTGGCCGCTGCCTGATCTCTCCCGAGGACAGACTTGGCTCCCGGGGGACGGGAAAATGCACCTCAGTATGGGGCTTTCCCAGAACTCTGTGCCCAGTGCTGGGCTGGGGGACTCGGGGGCACGTGGGCCTCGCCATGGCCTTTGGCCATTTCCCACCCTCCTGTCCCTTCAAGTTCACAGCAGGGCACTTGACGTGGGTGGTGGTGAGCCAGCTCGGCTACCCCAGTGTCCCTGTCACAGGTCCTGACATGCTCCAGGGCTGACTCAGCCTCCTCCCTCCAGCAACCAGGACTTGGGCCAGGGCTGCCATTCCTCGAGGAGCCAGCAGGGGACAAGGTGGTGACCCCAACCCCTCCCATCCAGGCTGACGATGGTCCGAATCCACCTCTGTCCCGGCCAGGTCTGGGGCACTCGGTGGGGGAGGGACACAGCTGCTGAGCGACGACCACAGGAACCGGCTCCAGAGGCCAGAGCTGTCCTGGGGACCAGACAGCTGGGCCGTGAGAACGGGGATCCTCCCGTGGGAGGGAACCGTCCCGGGAGCTTCCAGGGCCCTCGGCAGCCAGACAGCTCTCCTTCCGGAAGAGACCGCCTGGGTCACCACACGCAGAGCCAGAAAGGgtccagttatttatttttactatttcacATTTTCAGCAAACAAATCAAGGTGCAAACAGGGTTTATTTCACATTAATATATTAACTGGATTTTTGGTCAAATAAATAGGGAATTCTCTTTAGATAACCATCTCCTCACTTCATGGCCAGTCCAGGAACAAACAAGAGCGAATGTTAGCGCATCCAGGGGCACGAAGCTTAAGGGGAAGAAGCAGGCTGGGGGGCTAGTGGCAGGTCCCGGCCGGCATGAAGGGTCAGCGGCCCTTGTTTCCAGCCCCACCCAGCAGCCCAAAAGTGGACAGACATGCATTCTCTGGTTCCAGTCAGGAAGCTCCTTCTAGAGGGAAGTGAGAGGTGAGGGAAAGCAAATTCCAGAAACACCAGCGAAAGGCAGAAGCACTTCCTCCCAGCCTCGGCGGCCCTGCCCAGACGCCACCCAAGCCCTGGAAGCTCATTTTACAGCTTCAAAAGTCACACGGGGTGGCAACAGCATGACTCAGGACAAGGAAGGGAAGGACAGTGGCAGGGCTGCAGCTGGACCCTGGCTGAGTGGAATGCAGACACGGTGGCCTTCTGAGACCAGCATAGACCAGCGGAGGGAATGTGAGCAGGGCCTGGCAGGGCCGGGGAAGACACCTGGCTGGTCTGAAGTGGCTCATGAGGCTGAGTGTAGCAGTGGCTGCCAGACTGAGGGAGCTGGACTGCGGTGGAGGAGGTGGCCAGAGAGTCCCTTCGAGGGGAGAAGCTGAGAGTGAAACAGGAACAGGGGATGCCCCGTGCTCCCAGGAGAGCCCCAGACAGTGAGTGAGGCACACTGGGCAGCGTTGTGGGCTCTGGGCTGGCATGGAAGCTGGGCGGCACCTCTCCTGAGGCCGGGGGCCCTAATGTCCCACAATGCTAGTTCCTGGTAATTGTTTATGATCAGACCTGGAGGGAGAACAAggcgccccctcccccagccccagtgcAGCCCCAATGGGAGGGGTAGGGTACAGAGATaagggtgggaggcagggaggcaggagggccTACTGGGTCTTCTTATCTTCCGGTGGGTAGTAGGGAGGTGGTGGCGGCTGGCTctaaagaagggagaaagggaaaattCGCGTTAGAAGGTTTAAAACATGGCGCAGTCTTCCCCCTGTGGCTCCCAGCATCTGTGGCTGCGGGGCTGCACTGGCACTGCCACGCTCTCTCACCGTGGGCATGTAGACGTTGTGAGGGTTGCCTGGGTTGTAGTAGGCGCTGGCGGCTGCTTCTGCGGCCTTGGCTTCGGCTGTGAGAGCAAACACACCCAGTGTCAGTGACAAGTTCTCATCCCCCTGAGCTTAGCCCAGAGACCCTGGGCCCCCATGGCTCGGGGCAGCTGGTGCTGGGGGTCCAGTTCCGCCAATAACAGCAGCAGGTGAGGCTTCCTGAGCATGGGCCACGTGCTGGCATGGTCCTTTCCAGGCCCATCGCATGTCTCACCTCATCTAATCCTTGAGCCAACCCCCCAGGTGCCACCGTGACCGACCAACTGAGTGTAGATGAGAGGATGAGAGGACCGAGGCACACAGGGTGACATTCCCTGCCCAGGCCATGTGGGTAGCTaagggatgggggtggggccAGAATCTAGCTCCGCACCACCAGGCCACGGCCCTGCTGGGCCCCTGGGGTAGTCCAGGGGTCATCCATCATCTGCGGCTCTCAGCAGTCTCTGGCCATTCTGAGGCTCTCTGTGCAACCTTGGGGAGGAGAGGGCTGGTCCCGAAGGGCTGCCAGCACCCAAAGGCCCTCACCTGCAGGAGTGGAGGGGACATCGGGGCCGCTGACCGGAGGTTCCATGGGCCCAGGATAGGGCGGTGGTGGGGGCTGCACGTATCCCATGGCCCCGTCCATCATGGGGGGTCCTGGATAGAACTCTGCTCGGCAAGAGAGCAACAGGGACCCGGTGAGCACCTGGCTGCGGCCCCCTCTGAGGGGGGCCTCTCCAGATCCTGTTAGTCCTGAAGCAGCTCAAGGAATGAAGCCTCCCTGGCCTGGGGGAGCCTGGATAGGCGGGCTCATGAGGGGAGGGTGGGCAGCAAAGGACACACTCACCAGGCGGGGGCGGTGGATAGGGGTAGCCAGGAGGGCAGGGGTACATTCCATTGGCGACTGGCGGGGGATAGACATAGGCCCCGCTGGGCATGTAAGAGTAGCCATAGGCTCCATTGGGGGCTTCACCTCTGGAGGCTACAAGTACAAGGGGAAAGAGAAATGAGTGTGGCCTGCCTTGGGGCGGGGAGAGGGCGGTCCCACTGCCTGCAGAGGGGAGCTATTGGGGCCCAGGAGTGTGCCCAGCAGACATGCTCTGTCCACCCCACTCCACTTTCCACCCACACTCGGGGCTGCCTTGGTCAGGGATGGGGTGATGAGAGAGGACAGGAGAGGTCAGAGCCAGGGGAAGGCAAGGGAGGTCAAGGACAAGGGTGGAGGGTGGACGGAGGCCAGGAGGGAGGCTCAGGGCTGGGGTAGGAGTGAGCTGGCGGAGGATGTCTGCTGGGCCCATCCCTCGGTCATTTTCAATGGCTGCAAAACCGCAGTTTAATGGTTGGTTTGGGGTTTGTTTTATGAGGGCATAGTAAAGTGTCCTTGAGTCCAAACAGCTTTGTCAAaacgtgatccacctgctccaGGCAGGGAAACGCAGCCTCTGAGGTACAGGACAGAGCTCACGCCAATGACAGCTTTCCTTCCCAACTCCTAGGCCTGCTCAGCCTAGTGCCCAGACACTTACCTCttgaatgtttaaaaaagcaaaacaaaaaggaagcaaACTCAAACCAAACCCCTACATGTTCAGTGTGTCCTCAGCCCCTAATCTTCGGAGCCTGGATACCTTGAGATGCCACCTGGAGCATCCGCTGTCCAAACTCAATGGCGCCCCCTGCCGTGAAAGTCAACTTGTAGGAAGCAGAGCCTTCCCAGCCACCTGAGAGGGGAAGGACAGCGAATAAAcaccacagaaaaagaaaaccgaTGCCCCAAGAGATGGCTGTTTTCCTCTCCAGGGCTTCATCCGACGCCCGGGAGGCTTGTGGGAAGCTAGGCCTGCACTGTGACGGGGACTTCCCAGTGCCATGGTTTCCAGCCTGCTGCCTGCACAGGAGCCGGCACTGCAGCCCGGCCAGGCCCTGCTATACTCGCTTCCCCCTTTGGAACAAGGGCCTCTCCTTCCTGAAACAAGCCTGTCCTCCCACCACTGGCCCAATATGTACACAGGTGCCAAGGCCACCTTGGTGTGGTTTTAGAGCTAACATCAAGGTTTCTTTCCACCCCCAGTCAAGCACTCGGCAGCTGCACAGGCACAAGCCCACTCGACAACAACCGACCCTGAAATTCAGAGCAGACCTCTCATCCTAAGGGGGTCCAAGGACAGACTCCAGCCCTTCTAGCTTGGCTTCTGCCCAAAGAGGGACCAAGAGCGCTCAATAGCAAGGGCGGGCCTGGCTGCCTGTCAAGGGGAAGGCAAGTTCAGTGCAGAGGTCTCTGGGGCCTGCCAAAAAGCCAGCCCCAAAGCAGGGTGACTCTGGCTTCCAGAGGCAGTTGCCTCTTCCTGGCTCTCATGAAAAGGCCCCTCTCAAGAACTGATGCAGCTCCTTCCTGAGTCTAAAATTTGTATGCACTCGCCAAGGCGCACTAAGCATCCTGACTCAGTCCGCAAGCTTCTGCAGACTTCACGCTCTGAAAAGCTGACCTGAGCTGCCGTCTTTAATGCCAGCATTTTCCCCAGCTCTTGGCAATCAAACCCCACCAGCTGGCAGCCCAGAGCTGGGAAGAGGTCATGGCTAGGGCGATAAGGGTCTGAAGGGGACACCCCCAGGGCGGCAGTCAAGAGGCTCCCAGGGCACCTCCCTGGAAGCCCCATCCGTGTCCCTGAGTTCCCATCACCTACCTCCCGCTTCCGCCTTCactgttcccttgatgtagtttGCACCAAATACGGGCTGCTTGATCTCACAGTCTTTCATGAGATAAAATGGCATCATGAAGGACTGCATGGCATCCTTGCCCTTGGACAGAAAGATGACCTGCAGGGAGAGAGGGTGAGGCCATCAGCACCGGAAGCACCGCCCACGCTGCCATGCTTCCCACCTGTTTCCTGGGAGTGACGAGTCTGCTCTCAGTGCCAGGGTCCAGCAGCCCCACGGCGCTCTCTGTGCCAGACACTCCTGGAGAAAGCTGTGGAAAGGGGAAGGGCTCACTGCGGCCTGGAGAGGCCAAGCTCACGTACATGGGAGAAAAACGTACTGGTCACAGACAGTATCTATGAGCAGGGCAGACTGCTCTGTCACTGACATGGTGGTGGGGAGGTGGTGGCGGTGGTGCCTAAGTGAAGGGGCCTACGAAGGAGGAAGGACAGGCAGAAGCAAGGGGAGGACAAGCAGAGGCAAGGCAGGGACGGGTTCCTGAAAGGGGGGGTCTCCAGCCTGAGCTCCAGAACCGAGCATGATGGTGCAGTGCTCGCTAGTTACCATCGAGGCGGACTATAAACAGTAACGAGAGCTCTCCTGGAGCCTGTGCCTGGAGAACgccctgggttttcttttttccttttaaattttattaatttatttttttgagacggagtcttgctctgtcgcccaggctggagtgcaatggtgcaatcttggctcactgcaagctctgcctcccgggttcatgccattctcctgcctcagcctcccgagcagctgggactacaggcatctgccactatgcccggctaattttttgtatttttagtagagacggggtttccctgtgttaaccaggatggtctcgatctcctgatctcgtgatctgcctgccttggcctcccaaagtgctggaattacaggcatgagccaccgcacccagcctttttatttttttgagacggagtctcactctgtaacccagactggagtacagtggaccaatcttggctcactgcagcctccgcctcccgggttcaagtgattctttcacctcagcctcccgagtagctgggattacgggtaagtgccaccacgcctggccaatttttgtattattagtagagacag
Protein-coding sequences here:
- the LOC105469179 gene encoding WW domain-binding protein 2 isoform X1 is translated as MALNKNHSEGGGVIVNNTESILMSYDHVELTFNDMKNVPEAFKGTKKGTVYLTPYRVIFLSKGKDAMQSFMMPFYLMKDCEIKQPVFGANYIKGTVKAEAGGGWEGSASYKLTFTAGGAIEFGQRMLQVASQASRGEAPNGAYGYSYMPSGAYVYPPPVANGMYPCPPGYPYPPPPPEFYPGPPMMDGAMGYVQPPPPPYPGPMEPPVSGPDVPSTPAAEAKAAEAAASAYYNPGNPHNVYMPTSQPPPPPYYPPEDKKTQ
- the LOC105469179 gene encoding WW domain-binding protein 2 isoform X3, translating into MALNKNHSEGGGVIVNNTESILMSYDHVELTFNDMKNVPEAFKGTKKGTVYLTPYRVIFLSKGKDAMQSFMMPFYLMKDCEIKQPVFGANYIKGTVKAEAGGGWEGSASYKLTFTAGGAIEFGQRMLQVASQEFYPGPPMMDGAMGYVQPPPPPYPGPMEPPVSGPDVPSTPAAEAKAAEAAASAYYNPGNPHNVYMPTSQPPPPPYYPPEDKKTQ
- the LOC105469179 gene encoding WW domain-binding protein 2 isoform X2 → MFQNCSGSSILMSYDHVELTFNDMKNVPEAFKGTKKGTVYLTPYRVIFLSKGKDAMQSFMMPFYLMKDCEIKQPVFGANYIKGTVKAEAGGGWEGSASYKLTFTAGGAIEFGQRMLQVASQASRGEAPNGAYGYSYMPSGAYVYPPPVANGMYPCPPGYPYPPPPPEFYPGPPMMDGAMGYVQPPPPPYPGPMEPPVSGPDVPSTPAAEAKAAEAAASAYYNPGNPHNVYMPTSQPPPPPYYPPEDKKTQ